One window of Candidatus Hydrogenedentota bacterium genomic DNA carries:
- a CDS encoding NupC/NupG family nucleoside CNT transporter, producing the protein MENSLLLRGASLAGLAGLLFLAWLLSENRRRAQWRVVAWGIGLQFVLGVLVLRTEFGRAFFAAVKGAFDLITSASAAGAEFLFGNLTRLFVLDRAMVLGPDGTMAPQEPFVVGAVMGFNVLPVIIFVAGLSAILQHFGVVQAVVRAMAWLMRRTLKTSGAETFGAALLVFTGIESAATLGDYVRRMTRSELFTIQTAYLATIAASVMVAYASFGAEPGHLMAASLMSAPAAIALAKIMVPETGVPETSSEGHRFEMTVDSVNLFDAAARGAGVGLNMALNVGALLIVFVGLIHLADQASLAVTGAKLNVLLGYGFRPFALMMGVPWRDIGPVSELLATKTVFNEFMAYQNLQGMILGEVISKRSIVIATYALCGFANPGSLGILIGGLSSLAPERRAEVARMSLRALAAGTFAAFMTACVAGVLLQE; encoded by the coding sequence ATGGAGAACTCGCTGTTGTTGAGGGGGGCCAGCCTTGCGGGGCTGGCGGGCCTGCTTTTCCTGGCGTGGCTTCTTTCTGAAAACCGGCGGCGCGCGCAGTGGCGCGTGGTGGCCTGGGGAATCGGGCTTCAGTTTGTGCTTGGTGTGCTGGTGTTGCGCACCGAGTTCGGGCGCGCCTTTTTCGCCGCGGTCAAAGGGGCCTTTGACCTGATCACCTCGGCGAGCGCGGCGGGTGCTGAGTTTCTGTTTGGAAACCTCACCCGCCTGTTCGTGCTTGACAGGGCAATGGTCCTGGGTCCGGACGGAACCATGGCGCCGCAGGAGCCCTTTGTCGTGGGCGCCGTCATGGGGTTCAACGTGCTTCCGGTGATCATTTTCGTGGCGGGCCTGTCGGCCATCCTCCAGCATTTCGGCGTGGTGCAGGCCGTGGTCAGGGCCATGGCCTGGCTGATGCGGCGCACCCTGAAAACCTCCGGCGCGGAGACTTTCGGCGCCGCGCTGCTGGTCTTCACCGGCATCGAGTCCGCCGCCACCCTCGGGGACTATGTGCGGCGCATGACCCGGTCCGAGCTGTTCACCATCCAGACGGCCTACCTGGCCACCATCGCGGCGAGCGTGATGGTGGCCTACGCGAGTTTCGGCGCGGAGCCCGGACACCTGATGGCGGCCTCGCTCATGAGCGCGCCCGCGGCCATCGCCCTGGCCAAAATCATGGTGCCCGAGACGGGGGTGCCGGAGACCAGTTCGGAGGGGCACCGCTTTGAAATGACCGTGGACAGCGTGAACCTGTTCGACGCCGCCGCGCGCGGGGCGGGTGTCGGGCTGAACATGGCCCTGAACGTGGGCGCGCTGCTTATTGTGTTTGTCGGGCTGATTCACCTGGCGGACCAGGCGTCCCTGGCGGTGACGGGGGCAAAGCTCAATGTCCTCCTGGGCTATGGGTTCCGGCCCTTCGCCCTGATGATGGGCGTGCCGTGGCGGGACATCGGGCCGGTTTCAGAACTGTTGGCCACAAAAACAGTCTTCAACGAGTTCATGGCCTACCAGAACCTGCAGGGGATGATTCTGGGGGAGGTAATCAGCAAACGGTCCATCGTGATTGCCACTTACGCCCTCTGCGGCTTTGCCAATCCGGGGAGCCTGGGGATTCTTATCGGCGGGCTTTCCAGTCTCGCGCCCGAGCGACGCGCCGAAGTGGCCCGGATGAGTCTGCGCGCGCTCGCGGCGGGCACCTTCGCGGCGTTCATGACCGCCTGTGTGGCGGGGGTGTTACTGCAGGAGTGA
- a CDS encoding sodium:solute symporter, translated as MAGEHGFGLTDWVVIITYMAAMLLIGAVVSRRQKDSEYYFLGGRTMPAWAVGLSVLATSLSAATFVGVPQMSFSGDLRYLTTNVGSCIGGVVVALLFVPPLYRAGTITIYGFLARRYGGAARTAAAAMFLAGRLLSSGARLFMAGIGFALMWYGGTSPAELVPVIVVLGLIGTIYTVCGGIRAVIWTDTIQITVVVIAAGFSIYLLLGAIPLSPLEIAATLRDSGGADKLRLIDTSADFASPYTVWAAVFAMIIVTMSTHGVDQDMLQRVMTARSPLRGGMALAGSMLLGVPVILLFLVIGLLLHIFYMRPDLMGAAAPLDAVADSKQVFPQFVLNHMPPGWRGLIMAGLFAAAMSTFDSAINAMAGCLIADIYGPWRAWRARRAGVLAPDTARLAALRESRLAVALMGAALTGFAVGAVYLQHYGGDLLINFALGVMAFALAPLLGVFCAALFTRRGNLFSVFAALGAGFFMVLLLQPWMPVIPGYFSLGWPWHWVVVSPAAFLICISGRPRPRGNIPPPAAA; from the coding sequence ATGGCCGGGGAACATGGTTTTGGTTTGACAGACTGGGTGGTCATCATCACCTACATGGCCGCGATGCTGCTCATCGGCGCGGTGGTGTCGCGCCGTCAAAAAGATTCAGAATATTACTTCCTCGGTGGCCGGACCATGCCCGCGTGGGCCGTCGGGCTGTCCGTGCTGGCGACCTCTCTTAGCGCGGCGACTTTTGTCGGCGTGCCGCAGATGTCCTTCTCCGGGGACCTTCGTTACCTCACCACCAATGTCGGCTCCTGCATCGGGGGCGTGGTGGTGGCCCTGCTTTTTGTGCCGCCATTGTACCGGGCGGGGACCATCACCATTTACGGGTTTCTCGCCCGGCGCTACGGCGGCGCCGCGCGGACGGCGGCGGCGGCGATGTTTCTCGCGGGGCGGCTGCTTTCCTCGGGGGCGCGGCTGTTCATGGCGGGCATCGGCTTCGCGCTGATGTGGTACGGGGGCACCTCGCCCGCCGAACTGGTCCCGGTGATTGTGGTGCTCGGCCTGATAGGCACCATTTACACCGTTTGCGGCGGCATCCGCGCGGTCATCTGGACAGACACCATACAGATCACGGTGGTGGTCATCGCGGCGGGCTTTTCCATCTATCTCCTTTTGGGCGCGATTCCGCTCTCGCCGCTGGAGATTGCGGCGACGCTGCGCGATTCCGGCGGGGCGGACAAACTCAGGCTGATAGACACCAGCGCGGACTTCGCGTCACCGTACACGGTGTGGGCGGCGGTCTTCGCCATGATCATCGTCACCATGTCCACCCACGGGGTGGACCAGGACATGCTCCAGCGGGTGATGACCGCGCGCTCGCCCCTGCGGGGGGGCATGGCCCTGGCGGGCTCGATGCTCCTCGGCGTGCCGGTCATCCTCCTGTTCCTCGTCATCGGGCTGCTGCTCCACATCTTCTACATGCGTCCGGACCTCATGGGCGCGGCGGCGCCCCTGGACGCCGTTGCGGACAGCAAGCAGGTCTTTCCCCAGTTTGTGCTGAACCACATGCCGCCCGGCTGGCGCGGGCTGATCATGGCGGGGCTTTTCGCCGCCGCCATGAGCACCTTCGACTCGGCCATCAACGCGATGGCGGGTTGCCTGATTGCCGACATCTACGGCCCCTGGCGTGCGTGGCGCGCGCGCCGGGCGGGTGTGCTGGCGCCGGACACGGCGCGGCTTGCGGCGCTGCGGGAATCCCGTCTCGCCGTGGCCCTGATGGGCGCGGCGCTCACGGGGTTCGCCGTGGGCGCGGTGTATCTCCAGCATTACGGCGGGGACCTGCTGATCAACTTCGCCCTGGGTGTCATGGCCTTCGCCCTTGCGCCCCTGCTGGGCGTGTTTTGCGCCGCGCTGTTCACACGGCGCGGAAACCTGTTTTCAGTGTTCGCGGCGCTGGGCGCGGGATTTTTCATGGTGCTGCTGCTCCAGCCGTGGATGCCCGTGATACCGGGGTATTTCAGCCTGGGCTGGCCGTGGCACTGGGTGGTGGTGAGCCCCGCCGCCTTCCTGATTTGTATTTCGGGGAGACCGCGCCCGCGGGGGAACATCCCGCCGCCCGCCGCGGCATGA
- a CDS encoding LysR family transcriptional regulator, with the protein MTLDGLRCFCALVETGSFRRAAEQVFRSQPAVSQQIKALEREMGQVLVDRRTGRPSAQGQTLHARAAAILRAVDALAREMADQDGANTGELRLGTSDTTAMYLLPPHVRRFTAAMPQVRLVITNRASDAIAAQVLRGELDLGLVTLPQNHPDLAEEALFRQRLVLVTPRNHPLTRRKAVDWRDLGDTPLLLLDAQTRTGAVLREHFRRAGFTPQVMLDSGSFEVIKRYIAEGAGVSFLPEAVLVRGESRLARLEMPGLPEIGIGVIWRRDAYLTRPARAFLELLRGVGDGGGDN; encoded by the coding sequence ATGACATTGGACGGACTGCGCTGTTTTTGCGCGCTGGTGGAGACGGGGAGTTTCCGGCGGGCGGCTGAACAGGTGTTCCGGTCACAGCCCGCCGTGAGCCAGCAGATCAAGGCGCTGGAGCGGGAGATGGGCCAGGTGCTGGTGGACCGGCGTACGGGCCGTCCCTCGGCGCAGGGGCAGACGTTGCACGCGCGGGCGGCGGCGATTTTGCGGGCGGTGGACGCCCTGGCCCGCGAGATGGCGGACCAGGACGGCGCGAACACGGGGGAACTGCGGCTGGGCACCAGCGACACGACGGCGATGTACCTGCTGCCGCCGCATGTGCGCCGGTTCACGGCGGCCATGCCGCAGGTGCGGCTGGTCATCACGAACCGGGCGTCGGACGCCATTGCCGCGCAGGTGCTGCGCGGGGAATTGGACCTGGGGCTGGTGACGCTCCCGCAAAATCATCCCGATCTGGCCGAGGAGGCCCTGTTCCGGCAGCGGCTGGTGCTGGTAACGCCCCGGAATCACCCGTTGACACGGCGCAAGGCGGTGGACTGGCGGGACCTTGGGGACACCCCGCTGCTGCTGCTCGACGCCCAGACACGGACGGGTGCGGTGCTGCGGGAACATTTCCGCAGGGCGGGGTTCACCCCGCAGGTGATGCTGGACAGCGGCTCTTTCGAGGTGATCAAGCGGTACATCGCCGAAGGGGCGGGGGTGTCCTTCCTGCCCGAGGCCGTGCTTGTGCGGGGGGAGTCCCGGCTGGCGCGGCTGGAAATGCCGGGGCTGCCGGAAATCGGCATAGGGGTCATCTGGCGGCGGGACGCCTATTTGACGCGGCCCGCGCGGGCCTTTTTGGAACTGTTGCGGGGAGTTGGGGATGGAGGAGGAGACAATTGA
- a CDS encoding MFS transporter, which translates to MFRFLMPKESLDESEVEGGLRSLVYDAMFAQAQMVLTTGAFLIGFALAMGASKSVIGILAGLGPLALVMQVPAVYLVQKVRRRKLILVLSTTVSRLMWFVIPAIPFLLAPHLRLPVFLGALFVHYSLGNVGGCAFNAWIRDLIPEHRLSGFFARRMALATATGAGLSLLAGFGVDYWKLNLSHLPGGILGGYGAVFILAACCGMLSVYYLIRTPEPVMPPGEDEGFFHAIRQPLRDRNFRKLLAFLGSWNFALNFATPFFAVYLLERLDLSMSWVIGLGVFSQLVNVAFFRFWGSMADRFNNRAVLMVTVPLFMFSFLIWPFTTMPEVYVLTIPLLVGIHVLSGIATAGVNLCAGNLALKLAPYGKGGAYLAVNALVSGLAATVSPVMAGFSADWFETKQMTLTLRLASTVSEGGAFEMPAMDIRGLDFLFLIAFALGLYCMHRLTSVREKGEVKEAEVRRALIDEMGRAVRQVSTVAGVRQIFMAPFSLFRGKAKANGVQPPAPEGSAETS; encoded by the coding sequence ATGTTTCGTTTTTTAATGCCAAAAGAATCGCTTGACGAAAGCGAGGTGGAAGGCGGCCTGCGCTCGCTGGTGTATGACGCCATGTTTGCCCAGGCGCAGATGGTGCTGACCACGGGGGCGTTTCTCATCGGCTTTGCGCTGGCGATGGGCGCGTCCAAGAGTGTGATCGGCATTTTGGCCGGTCTCGGCCCGCTGGCGCTGGTGATGCAGGTGCCCGCGGTGTATCTGGTGCAGAAGGTGCGGCGGCGCAAGCTGATTCTGGTGCTGAGCACGACCGTGAGCCGCCTGATGTGGTTTGTCATACCGGCGATTCCGTTTTTGCTGGCGCCGCACCTGCGGCTGCCGGTGTTTCTGGGCGCGCTGTTTGTCCATTATTCCCTTGGGAATGTGGGCGGGTGCGCGTTCAACGCATGGATACGCGACCTGATACCCGAGCACCGGCTGAGCGGCTTTTTCGCGCGGCGCATGGCCCTTGCGACGGCCACGGGCGCGGGGTTGAGCCTGCTCGCGGGGTTCGGCGTGGACTATTGGAAACTGAACCTGTCCCACCTGCCCGGCGGCATTCTGGGGGGGTACGGGGCGGTCTTCATCCTGGCCGCATGCTGCGGAATGCTCAGTGTGTACTATCTCATCCGCACGCCGGAGCCGGTGATGCCGCCGGGGGAGGATGAGGGCTTTTTCCACGCCATCCGCCAGCCCCTGCGTGACCGGAACTTCCGCAAACTGCTGGCATTCCTTGGTTCATGGAACTTCGCGCTGAATTTCGCCACGCCCTTTTTCGCGGTCTACCTGCTGGAGCGGCTGGACCTGAGCATGTCGTGGGTCATCGGGTTGGGCGTGTTCAGCCAGTTGGTGAACGTGGCGTTCTTCCGTTTTTGGGGGAGCATGGCGGACCGGTTCAACAACCGCGCGGTGTTGATGGTTACGGTGCCCCTGTTCATGTTCAGTTTTCTGATCTGGCCGTTCACCACCATGCCGGAGGTGTACGTGCTGACCATACCGCTGCTGGTGGGCATCCATGTGCTTTCGGGCATCGCCACGGCGGGGGTGAACCTTTGCGCCGGCAATCTGGCGCTTAAACTTGCCCCCTATGGCAAGGGTGGCGCCTATCTCGCCGTGAACGCGCTGGTTTCGGGGCTTGCGGCCACGGTTTCGCCGGTAATGGCGGGTTTTTCCGCCGACTGGTTCGAGACGAAGCAGATGACCCTGACCCTGCGGCTCGCCTCGACAGTGTCGGAGGGGGGCGCCTTCGAGATGCCCGCCATGGACATCCGCGGGCTGGACTTCTTGTTCCTCATCGCCTTCGCGCTGGGGCTGTACTGCATGCACCGGCTGACCAGCGTGCGGGAGAAGGGCGAGGTGAAGGAGGCTGAAGTGCGCCGGGCGCTCATAGACGAGATGGGCCGCGCGGTGCGGCAGGTGTCCACCGTGGCCGGAGTGCGCCAGATTTTCATGGCGCCGTTCAGCCTTTTCCGGGGCAAGGCCAAGGCAAACGGGGTTCAGCCGCCTGCGCCGGAGGGTTCGGCGGAGACATCGTAG
- a CDS encoding phosphoribosylformylglycinamidine cyclo-ligase, whose amino-acid sequence MSYRDAGVNIDAANEALATIKDLVKKTYNDQVLQDIGSFGAMYRLDLQNLEEPVLVSSVDGVGTKLKLAFMTGKHDTVGVDLVSHCVNDILVQGAKPLFFMDYFAVGKLEPQVAVDVLRGLTVGCRYSGCALIGGETAEMPDMYQAGEYDLAGTIVGIVDRKKIVDGSAIREGDVIIGLPSTGLHTNGYSLARKIVFEAAGLGPHDEMPHTGRTVAEALMEPHISYAKLMQIVMKVVDVRGMAHITGGGITENFPRILPDGLAAEVDLGTWEVPGVFRFLQETGNVEEHEMLRTFNVGVGFMFVVPPEHVARAVETIELAGKTCTVTGRVVRGDNRVHYQGNLRYAGK is encoded by the coding sequence ATGAGTTACCGGGACGCCGGGGTCAACATAGACGCCGCGAACGAGGCCCTGGCCACCATCAAGGACCTGGTGAAGAAAACCTACAACGACCAGGTGCTTCAGGACATCGGCAGCTTCGGCGCGATGTACAGGCTTGACCTGCAAAACTTGGAGGAGCCCGTGCTGGTCTCCAGCGTGGACGGCGTGGGCACGAAGCTCAAGCTGGCCTTCATGACGGGCAAGCATGACACGGTGGGCGTGGACCTGGTGTCGCACTGCGTGAACGACATTCTGGTGCAGGGCGCGAAGCCGCTTTTTTTCATGGACTACTTCGCCGTGGGCAAACTGGAGCCGCAGGTGGCGGTGGACGTGCTGCGCGGCCTCACCGTGGGCTGCCGCTATTCGGGCTGCGCCCTCATCGGCGGCGAGACCGCCGAAATGCCGGACATGTACCAGGCGGGCGAGTATGACCTGGCGGGGACGATTGTGGGCATCGTTGACCGGAAAAAGATCGTGGACGGCTCGGCCATCCGCGAGGGGGACGTGATCATCGGCCTGCCCTCCACCGGCCTCCACACCAACGGCTACAGCCTGGCCCGCAAAATCGTGTTTGAGGCGGCGGGTCTTGGGCCGCACGACGAAATGCCCCACACGGGGCGCACCGTCGCCGAGGCGCTGATGGAGCCGCACATCAGCTACGCGAAACTGATGCAGATTGTGATGAAGGTGGTGGATGTGCGCGGCATGGCCCACATCACGGGCGGCGGCATCACGGAGAACTTCCCGCGCATCCTGCCCGACGGGCTTGCCGCCGAGGTGGACCTGGGCACCTGGGAGGTGCCGGGCGTGTTCCGTTTCCTGCAGGAGACGGGGAACGTCGAGGAGCACGAGATGCTGCGGACCTTCAATGTGGGCGTCGGCTTCATGTTCGTGGTGCCGCCGGAGCATGTGGCCCGCGCCGTGGAGACGATAGAACTGGCTGGAAAAACCTGCACGGTCACGGGCCGGGTGGTCCGGGGCGACAACCGCGTGCATTACCAGGGGAATCTGCGCTATGCCGGCAAATAG
- a CDS encoding mannitol dehydrogenase, whose amino-acid sequence MKTAVHFGAGNIGRGFLGQLYFESGYRTVFVDVVEEVVSALKTRHAYPIEIVGEESARIPVSNVDAVDGRDLEAVAAAVAMADIASTAVGVNALPHIVPGLAEGLRRRLEAETPPLNIIVCENLLHAGPFLRGKVLERLPEALHDALEARTGFVEASIGRMVPVMTPEQRAEDPLLVCVEAYCELPVDRDAFKGGIPEIAHLKPIANFGAYVERKLFVHNLSHAATAYLGHLRGHEFIWQAIRDNAVRERVEAATIESCNALALRRGLDRAALEEHRLDLIHRYHNRGLADQVERVARDPVRKLGREDRLVGGALQCLEAGITPQEIGFTVAAAMRYDSPTDPGARRVQALMAQGGVNAVLAEICQIGPESPLAELVRAGDARLLKDGWVRV is encoded by the coding sequence GTGAAGACAGCGGTGCATTTCGGCGCGGGCAACATCGGCCGGGGCTTTCTCGGTCAACTGTATTTCGAGTCCGGCTACCGGACGGTGTTTGTGGATGTGGTGGAGGAGGTGGTTTCGGCCCTGAAAACCCGTCACGCCTACCCCATCGAGATTGTCGGCGAGGAGTCCGCGCGCATCCCCGTGTCCAATGTGGACGCGGTGGACGGGCGCGACCTGGAGGCGGTGGCGGCGGCGGTGGCCATGGCGGACATCGCCTCGACGGCGGTGGGGGTGAACGCCCTGCCGCACATCGTGCCGGGGCTGGCGGAGGGGCTCCGCCGCAGGCTGGAGGCGGAGACCCCGCCGCTGAACATCATTGTCTGCGAGAATCTGCTCCATGCCGGGCCGTTCCTGCGCGGCAAGGTTCTGGAGCGGCTTCCGGAGGCGCTGCACGACGCGCTGGAGGCGCGGACGGGCTTTGTCGAGGCGTCCATCGGGCGCATGGTGCCCGTGATGACGCCGGAGCAGCGGGCGGAGGACCCATTGCTGGTCTGCGTGGAGGCCTACTGCGAGCTGCCCGTGGACCGGGACGCGTTCAAGGGGGGGATTCCGGAGATCGCGCACCTGAAGCCCATCGCAAATTTCGGCGCCTATGTGGAGCGGAAACTTTTCGTGCACAACCTCAGCCACGCGGCCACGGCCTATCTGGGCCACCTGCGCGGGCACGAGTTCATCTGGCAGGCCATCCGCGACAACGCGGTGCGCGAACGGGTGGAGGCGGCGACCATAGAAAGCTGCAACGCCCTCGCGCTGCGCCGGGGACTGGACCGCGCCGCCCTGGAGGAGCACCGGCTGGACCTCATCCACCGGTACCACAACCGGGGCCTCGCGGACCAGGTGGAGCGGGTGGCGCGCGACCCGGTCCGCAAGCTGGGCCGCGAGGACCGGCTGGTCGGCGGCGCCCTGCAATGTCTGGAAGCCGGGATTACCCCGCAGGAAATCGGGTTTACAGTGGCCGCCGCCATGCGGTATGATTCCCCGACCGACCCCGGCGCGCGGCGCGTTCAGGCGTTGATGGCCCAGGGCGGCGTGAACGCCGTCCTCGCGGAAATCTGCCAAATCGGGCCGGAAAGCCCCCTTGCGGAACTGGTCCGGGCGGGGGATGCGCGGCTCCTCAAAGACGGCTGGGTGCGGGTGTAG
- a CDS encoding 2-oxo acid dehydrogenase subunit E2, which yields MQEILLPKMGNSVEDAEIVKWFKNEGDPVQEGEPIFSIQTDKAEVECESTATGILRKILVPAGKEVPVLTVVALVGAADEALPDGVGAAPAASVPAPAPAAAPVAMAEAPAPAASAPAAAVAAVSGDSAAVSPRARRLAAEKGVDPAQVPGTGVGGRVMAEDVAAFSGAQGAVKATPVARRAAENAGVDLRDVSGTGIGGKVTKDDVARAASAPAPAAVAQTPPAAGAGRAPLTPMRRIIAQRMCESKFAAPHYYVTVEVDMQGAKAFRAGNKAFKASFNDLVLYGAAKALREFPQVNAKWCGDAIEQQADVNLGMAVALPTGLIVPVIRQAQLLSLEGLCAASKSLATKAQTGKLLPDDYTGNTFTVSNLGAFGVDHFTAIINQPDSAILAVGQIKDRVVVVDGGIHIRPIMKLTLSSDHRVIDGSVAAQFMGRLKAILEEAAF from the coding sequence ATGCAGGAAATTCTCCTCCCCAAGATGGGCAACTCCGTGGAAGACGCCGAAATCGTCAAGTGGTTCAAGAACGAGGGCGACCCGGTGCAGGAGGGCGAGCCCATCTTCTCCATCCAGACGGACAAGGCGGAGGTCGAGTGCGAGTCCACCGCGACGGGCATCCTGCGCAAGATTCTGGTGCCCGCAGGGAAAGAGGTTCCCGTGCTGACCGTGGTGGCCTTGGTCGGCGCGGCGGACGAGGCCCTGCCGGACGGTGTGGGCGCCGCTCCCGCCGCATCAGTCCCCGCTCCGGCCCCGGCGGCCGCGCCCGTGGCCATGGCCGAAGCCCCCGCACCGGCGGCATCCGCCCCCGCTGCGGCGGTGGCTGCGGTTTCCGGTGACAGCGCCGCGGTCTCCCCCCGCGCGCGCAGACTGGCGGCGGAAAAGGGCGTTGACCCCGCGCAGGTGCCCGGCACCGGCGTGGGCGGCCGGGTGATGGCGGAGGACGTGGCGGCGTTCTCGGGCGCGCAGGGCGCCGTGAAGGCGACCCCCGTCGCGCGGCGCGCGGCGGAGAATGCGGGCGTGGACCTGCGGGATGTCTCCGGCACGGGCATCGGCGGCAAGGTCACCAAGGACGACGTCGCCCGCGCGGCGTCTGCCCCGGCTCCGGCGGCTGTGGCCCAGACGCCCCCGGCGGCGGGCGCGGGGCGTGCGCCCCTCACCCCCATGCGCCGCATCATCGCCCAGCGCATGTGCGAGAGCAAATTCGCCGCGCCCCACTACTATGTCACCGTCGAGGTGGACATGCAGGGCGCAAAAGCCTTCCGTGCGGGGAACAAGGCGTTCAAGGCCTCCTTCAACGACCTGGTGCTTTACGGCGCGGCCAAGGCCCTGCGCGAGTTCCCGCAGGTGAACGCCAAGTGGTGCGGGGACGCCATCGAGCAGCAGGCGGACGTGAACCTGGGCATGGCCGTGGCGCTGCCCACGGGCCTGATTGTGCCGGTCATCCGCCAGGCGCAGTTGCTTTCGCTCGAGGGCCTCTGCGCGGCGAGCAAGAGCCTGGCAACCAAGGCGCAGACGGGCAAACTGCTCCCGGACGACTACACGGGCAACACCTTCACCGTGTCCAACCTGGGCGCCTTCGGCGTGGACCATTTCACCGCCATCATCAACCAGCCCGACAGCGCGATTCTGGCGGTGGGCCAGATCAAGGACCGGGTGGTCGTGGTGGACGGCGGCATCCACATCCGGCCCATCATGAAACTGACCCTCTCCAGCGACCACCGCGTGATTGATGGCTCCGTGGCCGCCCAGTTCATGGGCCGGCTGAAAGCCATCCTGGAAGAGGCGGCGTTTTAG
- the rimO gene encoding 30S ribosomal protein S12 methylthiotransferase RimO, with protein sequence MKKSALRVGLVTLGCDKNTVDMEYTAGLLAQGGCAPMPVDADPDLAPPDLDAVVIMTCGFIADAKQQSVEAAVAWAERKKQTGRPGRLYIAGCLAQRHGRELFEEIPEVDGLLGVGQMRDLAGMLANKDGARRMAVHDKPCTEITASLPRLRIETGPAGWLKIADGCDHRCTFCAIPAMKGPMRSVPREIVLAEARALLRSGVRELNLIAQDTTVYGADLYGNYRLPELLTDLCALPGDFRVRCLYAYPGGVTGKLLGVMAEQPKIAPYLDIPLQHLDPGVLRSMRRPNQNANVAGLVARIRRLLPGAVLRTTLMTGFPGETPQAFRRMLDAVQELRFHWLGVFAYSPEEGTPAASLPGLPARATRERRRARLLEAQAEITAGLNAARVGRTERVLVERFDPDRNCWRGRGPGEAPGVDGVVWLRGGAGEFAPGRFVSATITAAEVYDVSAEPSGAGG encoded by the coding sequence ATGAAAAAGTCCGCCTTGCGCGTGGGCCTGGTGACCCTGGGCTGCGACAAAAACACCGTGGACATGGAATACACCGCCGGACTCCTCGCCCAAGGCGGGTGCGCCCCCATGCCTGTGGACGCGGACCCAGACCTCGCCCCGCCCGATTTGGACGCCGTGGTGATCATGACCTGTGGATTCATCGCCGACGCGAAACAGCAGAGCGTCGAGGCCGCCGTGGCCTGGGCCGAACGGAAAAAGCAGACGGGCCGTCCGGGACGCCTCTACATCGCGGGATGCCTCGCCCAGCGCCATGGCCGGGAACTCTTTGAGGAAATTCCCGAGGTGGACGGCCTGCTCGGTGTGGGCCAGATGCGCGACCTGGCGGGCATGCTGGCCAATAAGGACGGCGCGCGCCGCATGGCCGTCCATGACAAGCCCTGCACGGAAATCACCGCGTCCCTCCCCAGGCTCCGCATCGAGACCGGCCCGGCGGGCTGGCTTAAAATCGCCGATGGATGCGACCACCGCTGCACCTTCTGCGCCATCCCCGCCATGAAGGGGCCCATGCGCTCCGTGCCCCGCGAGATTGTGCTGGCCGAGGCCCGCGCCCTCCTGCGGAGCGGCGTCCGCGAGCTTAACCTGATCGCCCAGGACACCACGGTCTATGGCGCGGACCTTTACGGGAACTACCGGCTGCCGGAACTGCTCACGGACCTGTGCGCACTTCCCGGCGATTTTCGGGTGCGCTGCCTCTACGCCTATCCGGGCGGTGTGACCGGCAAACTTCTCGGCGTGATGGCGGAACAGCCGAAAATTGCGCCCTATCTGGACATCCCCCTGCAGCATCTCGACCCCGGCGTGCTCCGGAGCATGCGCCGCCCCAACCAAAATGCCAATGTCGCCGGGCTGGTGGCCCGCATCCGCCGCCTGCTGCCGGGCGCCGTCCTGCGCACCACCCTCATGACCGGCTTCCCCGGCGAGACACCGCAGGCGTTCCGGCGCATGCTGGACGCCGTCCAGGAACTGCGCTTCCACTGGCTGGGGGTCTTTGCCTACTCCCCCGAGGAGGGCACCCCGGCGGCGTCCCTGCCGGGGCTGCCCGCAAGGGCCACCCGTGAACGCCGCCGCGCGCGGCTGCTCGAGGCGCAGGCGGAAATCACCGCCGGACTGAACGCGGCGCGTGTCGGGCGGACGGAGCGGGTGCTCGTTGAGCGTTTTGACCCCGACCGGAACTGCTGGCGGGGGCGCGGCCCCGGCGAGGCGCCCGGCGTGGACGGTGTGGTCTGGCTCCGGGGGGGGGCAGGAGAATTTGCGCCGGGGCGTTTTGTCTCCGCAACAATCACCGCCGCGGAGGTCTACGATGTCTCCGCCGAACCCTCCGGCGCAGGCGGCTGA